From Arcobacter sp. CECT 8986, a single genomic window includes:
- a CDS encoding AAA family ATPase, with product MEEEKQFKLSGVIKRVFYKNEETKFISAVLENNQRICGVYFDTDIDKIVGEEIVLTGNWVTHKKYGIQFVFDTLEIKEAELYFFLTKIVKGIGQKFAKDLLEKYSEEELIKILNEKPEELLNFKGIKEKKLNKIVASWQKFQHLRELGSFLSKYGVSSNLITKIYSNFGEVEDLIEKIKQNPYILINIKGIGFKKADEIAKSLGIDEKSEFRIMACLNYTLKEFCDNNGNSSIDKYHLYRLLDESLRFNQEDMLYENCIVQMLADEDLFTTKENRVAISMLYNAEKNILEFFRRRKDERYLKNIVSNIDEYLEKKQKTLGFDLSDEQKKAVELINEGRNTLFLIGYAGTGKSTSSRAILELLEEIVGYDDIITIALSGIASQRISDTTGYSSSTIQSLLVKHKEKDFFPYKVILLDEASMVNSVTFYQIINKISDDTVFIIVGDDGQLPAIGAGNILSDAIKYELAPICKLTKIYRQNENQAIAVIANDIRQGQVPEYKENYEDFKFIDVSIDNYYAVKNSVSSNDFSSLRLQNSDMILTNILNISASYIAEFYKLIKEKNISNALILFQVITPMKNGILGVENLNMQLQRLFNSSREQSYKTKLYEYKLSDKVIHIKNENMKCQTMQMYKANSQDFMERRVFNGQLGLIIKLDFDDRKCIVLYPNDDMVVFYDFDDLNSLLSLAYCLTIHKTQGMEYDNALIPISFSHYIMHNTKLLYTAITRAKKMCYIVGEDDAFKSACKRIETTKRESVINDLMQTVI from the coding sequence ATGGAAGAGGAAAAACAATTTAAATTATCAGGAGTCATAAAAAGAGTTTTTTATAAAAATGAAGAGACCAAGTTTATTTCTGCTGTTTTAGAAAACAATCAAAGAATTTGTGGAGTCTATTTTGATACAGATATTGATAAAATAGTAGGTGAAGAGATTGTTTTAACTGGAAATTGGGTGACTCATAAAAAGTATGGAATACAGTTTGTTTTTGATACTTTAGAAATAAAAGAGGCTGAATTATACTTTTTCTTGACAAAAATAGTAAAAGGAATAGGGCAAAAGTTCGCAAAAGATTTACTTGAAAAATATAGTGAAGAAGAGTTAATAAAAATCTTAAATGAAAAGCCAGAAGAGTTACTTAATTTTAAAGGAATTAAAGAAAAAAAACTAAATAAAATAGTAGCTTCATGGCAAAAATTTCAACACTTAAGAGAACTTGGAAGCTTTTTATCAAAATATGGAGTAAGCTCAAATTTAATAACTAAAATATACTCTAATTTTGGTGAAGTTGAAGACTTAATTGAAAAGATAAAACAAAATCCATATATTCTAATAAATATAAAAGGAATAGGATTTAAAAAAGCTGATGAAATAGCAAAATCATTAGGTATTGATGAAAAATCAGAATTTAGAATAATGGCTTGTTTAAATTATACTTTAAAAGAGTTTTGTGATAACAATGGAAACTCTTCTATTGATAAGTATCATTTATATAGGCTTTTAGATGAATCTCTTAGATTTAATCAAGAAGATATGCTTTATGAAAACTGTATTGTGCAGATGTTAGCTGATGAAGATTTATTTACTACAAAAGAGAATAGAGTTGCTATTTCAATGCTTTATAATGCTGAAAAAAATATCTTAGAGTTTTTTAGAAGAAGAAAAGATGAAAGATATTTAAAAAATATTGTTTCAAATATTGATGAATATTTAGAAAAAAAACAAAAGACTTTAGGTTTTGATTTAAGTGATGAACAGAAAAAAGCAGTTGAACTAATAAATGAAGGAAGAAATACACTATTTTTGATAGGTTATGCAGGAACTGGTAAATCAACATCAAGTAGGGCAATATTAGAGTTACTAGAAGAGATTGTTGGATATGATGATATTATTACTATTGCATTAAGTGGTATTGCAAGTCAAAGAATATCTGATACAACAGGTTATTCAAGTTCAACGATACAATCACTTTTAGTAAAACATAAAGAGAAAGATTTTTTCCCTTATAAAGTGATTTTATTAGATGAAGCTTCGATGGTAAACTCTGTAACTTTTTATCAAATTATAAATAAAATTAGTGATGATACTGTTTTTATTATTGTAGGAGATGATGGTCAGTTACCAGCAATTGGTGCAGGAAATATTCTATCAGATGCTATAAAATATGAGTTAGCACCAATTTGTAAACTTACTAAAATTTATAGACAAAATGAAAATCAAGCAATTGCAGTAATTGCAAATGATATAAGACAAGGACAAGTTCCTGAATATAAAGAAAATTATGAAGATTTTAAATTTATTGATGTGTCAATTGATAACTATTATGCTGTAAAAAACTCTGTCTCATCAAATGATTTTTCATCATTAAGACTTCAAAATTCAGATATGATTTTGACTAATATTTTAAATATTTCTGCTAGTTATATAGCAGAATTTTATAAACTAATAAAAGAAAAAAACATCTCAAATGCATTGATTTTATTTCAAGTTATTACACCTATGAAAAATGGTATTTTAGGTGTAGAAAACTTAAATATGCAACTTCAAAGGTTATTTAATAGTTCAAGAGAGCAATCATACAAGACTAAACTTTATGAGTATAAATTAAGTGATAAGGTAATTCATATAAAAAATGAAAATATGAAATGCCAAACTATGCAAATGTACAAAGCAAACTCTCAAGATTTTATGGAAAGACGAGTTTTTAATGGGCAACTAGGTTTAATAATCAAATTAGATTTTGATGATAGAAAATGTATTGTTTTATATCCAAATGATGATATGGTAGTTTTTTATGATTTTGATGATTTAAACTCTTTATTATCACTTGCTTATTGTTTAACTATTCATAAAACACAAGGTATGGAGTATGATAATGCTTTAATTCCTATTAGTTTCTCTCACTACATTATGCATAATACAAAACTACTATATACCGCAATTACAAGGGCAAAAAAGATGTGCTATATTGTGGGTGAAGATGATGCTTTTAAAAGTGCTTGTAAAAGAATAGAAACTACAAAAAGAGAATCTGTTATAAATGATTTGATGCAAACTGTAATTTAA